From the Vanessa cardui chromosome 18, ilVanCard2.1, whole genome shotgun sequence genome, one window contains:
- the LOC124537425 gene encoding ejaculatory bulb-specific protein 3-like: MKRFISTILILYFVYRSDCENSTYTTMYDGVDLDEILSSDRLLAGYVNCLLDKGPCTPDGKELKRNLPDAIENECSKCTEKQRDGADKVMHYIIDHKPDDWKKLEAKYDTEGTYKLKYITSQPNVESKSQENKNNNDDEDDDDDDDDVTYNKGPSPRVDSSE; this comes from the exons ATGAAACGTTTCATATCAACCATATTGATTCTTTACTTTGTTTACCGAAGTGATTGTGAAAACTCCACATACACAACGATGTATGATGGTGTAGACTTAGATGAAATTCTGAGCAGCGATAGATTACTGGCAGGATATGTAAACTGCCTGTTAGATAAAGGACCTTGTACTCCAGATGGAAAGGAATTAAAAA GAAACTTACCAGATGCAATTGAAAATGAATGTAGTAAATGCACCGAAAAACAGCGTGATGGTGCGGACAAAGTCATGCATTATATCATCGATCACAAGCCAGACGATTGGAAAAAACTCGAAGCAAA atatgACACAGAGGGcacatataaattgaaatacataacAAGTCAACCAAATGTCGAATCAAAATCGcaggaaaacaaaaataataatgatgatgaagacGATGATGACGACGATGACGATGTCACATATAACAAAGGTCCAAGTCCTAGAGTGGATTCTAGTGAATAA